One genomic region from Rosa rugosa chromosome 1, drRosRugo1.1, whole genome shotgun sequence encodes:
- the LOC133716901 gene encoding V-type proton ATPase 16 kDa proteolipid subunit-like translates to MSSTTFSGDETAPFFGFLGAAAALVFSCMGAAYGTAKSGVGVASMGVMRPELVMKSIVPVVMAGVLGIYGLIIAVIISTGINPKAKSYYLFDGYAHLSSGLACGLAGLSAGMAIGIVGDAGVRANAQQPKLFVGMILILIFAEALALYGLIVGIILSSRAGQSRAD, encoded by the exons ATGTCATCCACCACCTTCAGCGGAGATGAAACGGCACCGTTCTTCGGCTTCCTCGGTGCCGCGGCCGCCCTAGTTTTCTCCT GTATGGGCGCGGCTTACGGAACGGCGAAGAGCGGCGTCGGAGTGGCGTCGATGGGCGTGATGAGGCCGGAGCTGGTGATGAAGTCGATTGTGCCGGTGGTTATGGCGGGAGTGTTGGGTATTTATGGTTTGATCATTGCTGTGATCATAAGTACGGGGATTAATCCAAAGGCCAAATCTTATTATCTTTTTGACGGCTATGCACATCTCTCTTCCGGTCTTGCTTGCGGCCTCGCCGGCCTTTCTGCCGGAATGGCTATCGGAATCGTTGGTGATGCCGGTGTTAG agcTAATGCACAGCAGCCAAAGCTTTTTGTTGGAATGATCCTCATTCTCATCTTTGCTGAAGCATTGGCTTTGTATGGTCTGATCGTTGGTATCATCCTTTCATCCCGAGCTGGGCAGTCCAGAGCTGATTAG
- the LOC133716911 gene encoding kinesin-like protein KIN-7G, whose translation MVAIGEEEPMQEPGHGERILVSVRLRPLNEKETARNDVSDWECINDNTIIYRNNLSISERSMYPTAYTFDRVFSTDCSTRRVYEEGAKKVALSVASGINSSIFAYGQTSSGKTYTMSGITEYAVADLYEYIDKHEEREFVLKFSALEIYNESVRDLLSADTTPLRLLDDPERGTIVEKLTEETLRDWNHFRELLSVCEAQRQIGETSLNEASSRSHQILRLVIESSAREFLGYDKSSSLTAMVNFVDLAGSERASQTLSAGTRLKEGCHINRSLLTLGTVIRKLSKGRNGHIPYRDSKLTRILQSSLGGNARTAVICTLSPAHSHVEQSRNTLLFASCAKEVTTNAQVNVVMSDKTLVKHLQKQLAKLENELKSSGSKIVPADSYTLLREKDLQIEKLKKEVSELTLQRDLAQSQVKDLVRVLEDDKPSPADLDRYYPKLRVRNSWENIEIQPSAIPVLAGSHHRRGSVRSFSTSQYSDVDSRTSSDDTLLQLPDFDDNFLIPHTFSSSQLPVRFPNSIDANLHQEENKEQSDVNSEDVCKEVRCIEMEESSTNRYVASNISDSSRSRYQNSNLSSPAANTPTSGLTVVENGDGTNKEMQSPLLNHKGFIIQSPEKTSQWLPEKQMSTPLIYKLRRSRSCKASLVTTFSSCWLEMVEKNENTPLIEFEKSYNESTPPTEFEKIFVGRPKGLQKKLPSFKYDDSQASARTAAASDECKLQNTESATNDESIETSSLVEETKETTTTDDKTTESSSLVEETNEVTTTNDKATESSSLVEGTKEMVDTQCITQLADSMVPETDTKPIPETGLRPNPSTRDVRDVGLDPMPMDEESDSMWPSEFKRLQREIVELWHACNVSLVHRTYFFLLFKGDPSDSIYMEVELRRLSFLKGTFLKGDQALEDGLTPASSLRALCSERHMLSKQMSKRLSKDERDNLYLKWGIGLNSKNRRLQLANRLWSDTNNMDHIADSANVVAKLVGSVEPEQAFKEMFGLRFTPRDTITRRRSYRWTESLKHLV comes from the exons ATGGTGGCCATTGGTGAGGAGGAGCCAATGCAGGAGCCAGGCCACGGGGAGAGGATACTCGTTTCTGTTCGGCTGCGTCCTTTGAACGAGAAGGAGACTGCCAGGAATGATGTGTCGGATTGGGAATGTATTAATGACAACACTATCATATACAGGAACAACCTTTCCATTTCTGAGCGCTCCATGTACCCAACTGCCTACACATTCG ACAGAGTATTTAGTACGGATTGCTCCACAAGGCGGGTGTATGAAGAAGGAGCCAAGAAAGTTGCTCTTTCAGTTGCCAGTGGTATAAACT CAAGTATTTTTGCATATGGACAAACAAGCAGTGGAAAGACATACACCATGAGTGGAATTACTGAGTACGCTGTTGCAGATTTATATGAGTATATAGATAAG CACGAGgagagagaatttgttttaaaattttctgCTTTGGAGATCTACAACGAATCTGTTAGGGACCTTCTTAGTGCAGATACCACTCCCCTTAGGCTTCTGGATGATCCTGAG AGAGGTACAATTGTTGAAAAACTTACAGAGGAAACTCTAAGGGACTGGAATCATTTCAGAGAACTTCTATCTGTCTGCGAAG CTCAAAGACAGATAGGAGAAACATCTTTAAATGAAGCAAGCTCCAGATCTCATCAGATTCTCAGATTG GTAATAGAAAGTTCAGCACGTGAGTTTCTTGGCTATGACAAGTCAAGCTCCCTTACTGCTATGGTG AACTTTGTCGATCTTGCTGGAAGTGAGCGTGCATCCCAGACATTATCAGCTGGCACAAGGTTGAAAGAGGGTTGCCACATAAATCGCAGTTTACTAACTCTGGGCACTGTTATCCGTAAGCTGAG CAAGGGAAGAAATGGGCATATTCCTTACAGAGATTCAAAGCTAACCCGCATCCTACAGTCCTCCTTAGGAGGAAATGCTAGAACTGCCGTCATCTGTACTTTGAGTCCTGCACATAGCCATGTTGAGCAATCAAGAAACACCCTTTTGTTTGCAAGTTGTGCTAAAGAAGTGACAACAAATGCACAGGTTAATGTAGTCATGTCAGATAAAACATTGGTGAAGCATTTGCAAAAGCAATTGGCTAAATTAGAGAATGAGTTGAAATCTTCGGGATCAAAAATTGTTCCAGCTGATTCTTATACTCTACTGAGAGAAAAAGACCTTCAAATTGAAAAG CTTAAGAAAGAGGTGTCAGAGCTGACTCTGCAACGAGACCTTGCTCAGTCTCAGGTTAAGGATCTGGTACGAGTGCTTGAAGATGATAAACCATCACCA GCGGATTTGGATCGTTATTACCCCAAATTGCGAGTGCGAAATTCATGGGAGAACATTGAAATTCAACCATCAGCAATACCTGTTCTGGCTGGTTCTCACCACCGCCGAGGCAGTGTTAGATCTTTTTCTACATCTCAGTATTCAGATGTAGACAGTAGGACTAGTTCTGATGATACTTTACTCCAACTTCCGGACTTTGATGACAATTTCCTGATCCCACACACGTTCTCCTCCAGCCAGTTGCCAGTTAGATTTCCTAATTCCATTGATGCCAATCTTCATCAGGAGGAGAACAAAGAACAGTCTGATGTAAATTCAGAAGATGTTTGCAAAGAAGTTCGGTGCATTGAAATGGAAGAGTCGAGCACAAACAGATATGTAGCATCAAATATATCAGATTCAAGCAGAAGCAGATACCAAAACTCAAATCTGTCATCTCCTGCAGCAAACACACCTACCTCAGGATTGACAGTGGTTGAGAATGGAGATGGCACCAATAAAGAAATGCAGTCGCCCCTATTGAACCATAAAGGTTTTATAATTCAATCTCCTGAAAAGACATCTCAATGGCTCCCAGAGAAACAGATGTCTACCCCCTTGATCTACAAGTTAAGGCGGAGTAGAAGTTGTAAAGCAAGTCTTGTGACTACGTTCTCTTCATGTTGGCTTGAGATGGTAGAGAAGAATGAGAACACACCTTTGATTGAGTTTGAGAAAAGTTATAATGAGAGCACACCTCCAACCGAGTTTGAGAAAATTTTTGTAGGAAGGCCCAAGGGTCTGCAAAAGAAACTTCCTTCATTCAAGTATGATGATTCTCAGGCTTCTGCAAGAACTGCAGCAGCTTCTGATGAGTGTAAACTACAGAATACCGAATCCGCAACTAATGACGAGAGTATTGAAACAAGTTCTTTAGTTGAAGAAACAAAGGAAACAACCACAACTGATGACAAGACTACTGAAAGCAGTTCTTTagttgaagaaacaaatgaagtGACTACAACTAATGACAAGGCTACTGAAAGCAGTTCTCTAGTTGAAGGAACAAAGGAAATGGTGGACACCCAGTGCATTACTCAACTTGCTGATTCTATG GTACCGGAGACAGATACAAAGCCTATACCAGAGACAGGTTTAAGGCCCAATCCATCTACAAGGGATGTGAGAGATGTTGGCTTGGACCCAATGCCTATGGATGAGGAAAGCGATTCAATGTGGCCATCAGAATTCAAGAGGCTGCAAAGAGAGATTGTTGAACTTTGGCATGCTTGCAATGTGTCATTGGTTCACAGGACTTACTTCTTCCTGCTATTTAAAGGTGATCCAAGTGATTCTATATACATGGAGGTTGAGCTCAGGAGATTGTCCTTCCTCAAAGGCACATTTCTTAAGGGAGATCAAGCTTTGGAAGATGGTCTAACACCCGCTTCAAG CCTGAGGGCTTTATGCAGTGAGAGACACATGCTGAGCAAGCAAATGAGCAAGAGGCTCTCCAAAGATGAAAGAGATAACCTCTACCTGAAGTGGGGTATTGGGCTAAACTCAAAGAATAGGAGGTTGCAGTTGGCGAACCGCCTGTGGAGTGACACAAACAACATGGATCACATCGCAGATAGTGCCAATGTTGTTGCGAAGCTGGTTGGTTCAGTAGAGCCAGAGCAGGCTTTCAAGGAGATGTTTGGACTCAGATTTACACCTCGAGACACAATTACAAGGCGGAGATCTTACCGTTGGACAGAAAGTTTGAAGCATCTTGTTTAA
- the LOC133741010 gene encoding uncharacterized protein LOC133741010, whose translation MPFGLTNAGATYQRLVNRMFKDLLGKTMEVYIDDMVVKSKHRKDHIEHLREAFEILRRYGMRLNPTKCAFGVSSGQFLGHLVSKRGIEPNPEKVEAIVQMRDPETKEDIQVLTGRIAALSRFISRLTDRCKPFFRALKNRQANFWGPEQSEALANLKKYLSGRQFLSVPRNGEPLSIYLAISDVATSAALFREEGYRQEPIAYTSRSLLDAETRYSPSEKVILALVTAKRKLRQYFKGHSITVYTNLPIRAILSKPDTSGRMAKWAIELSEFDITYKPRSALKRQALADFLVECHFPAPIPEVSWQDPSWEMHVDGASNFSRAGAGVLLQSSEDVQIECAIHLDFPASNNVAEYEALVTSLTLAKKLRIRRLQVYSDSQLVVGLSNDDYAAKDERMSRYQDLVRDLMRGFEQLSLVKVPREKNSRADELAKAASGCTEVINIVKIEVLEGPSIEGNKPRRQVMAVESIPNDWKGQIVNYLEFGIQPDDPIEARKLRMKVARYLVVEDELFRRSFSGPHLRCLGPSQARLVLEEIHEGSCGAHLGGRTLAHKVLSQGYYWPYLSREAEQYAKKCKQCQRHAPVSHSPAEELHSLAGPWPFARWGMDIVGPLPPAPGGLKYVLLATDYHTKWVEVDSYATITGETVVTFTWRNIICRFGIP comes from the coding sequence ATGCCGTTTGGCCTCACCAATGCCGGCGCGACCTATCAGAGGCTCGTCAACCGAATGTTCAAAGATTTACTTGGAAAGACCAtggaagtttacattgatgacatgGTGGTTAAAAGCAAACATCGGAAAGATCACATAGAGCATCTAAGGGAAGCGTTCGAGATATTAAGGCGGTACGGCATGAGGCTCAATCCGACCAAATGCGCGTTTGGGGTATCATCTGGACAGTTTTTGGGACATCTTGTGAGTAAAAGAGGGATCGAGCCAAATCCGGAGAAGGTAGAAGCCATCGTGCAAATGCGCGACCCAGAGACGAAAGAGGATATACAAGTGTTAACCGGTCGCATCGCCGCGTTGAGTCGCTTTATATCTCGACTAACTGACCGATGTAAACCCTTCTTCCGCGCATTAAAAAATAGGCAAGCCAATTTTTGGGGCCCAGAGCAGTCTGAAGCGTTAGCTAATTTGAAAAAATACTTATCCGGTAGACAATTTCTCTCTGTACCCCGCAACGGCGAGCCCCTCAGCATATACTTGGCAATATCAGATGTTGCAACCAGCGCCGCCTTGTTCAGGGAAGAGGGATATCGGCAGGAACCCATCGCATATACGAGCCGCAGCCTCCTAGATGCCGAAACAAGGTATTCTCCGTCCGAAAAGGTAATCCTCGCCCTGGTTACGGCAAAAAGGAAGTTGCGACAATACTTCAAGGGGCATAGCATCACGGTATACACCAATTTGCCAATTCGCGCCATCTTGTCAAAACCAGACACATCTGGAAGAATGGCCAAATGGGCAATCGAGCTAAGTGAATTTGACATTACATATAAGCCGAGGTCGGCACTCAAGCGTCAGGCGTTAGCAGATTTCTTGGTCGAGTGCCATTTCCCAGCACCGATCCCCGAGGTTTCATGGCAAGACCCATCCTGGGAGATGCACGTCGACGGCGCATCCAATTTCTCAAGAGCAGGGGCAGGCGTTTTACTTCAAAGTTCCGAGGATGTCCAAATCGAGTGCGCGATTCATCTCGATTTTCCGGCATCAAACAACGTGGCTGAATATGAAGCTTTGGTGACGAGTTTAACTCTGGCAAAGAAACTACGAATCCGACGCTTGCAGGTATATTCCGACTCGCAACTAGTTGTTGGATTGTCTAATGATGACTACGCCGCCAAGGACGAACGAATGTCCAGATATCAGGACTTGGTTCGAGATTTGATGCGCGGGTTTGAACAACTTTCACTGGTCAAAGTACCTCGCGAGAAGAATTCCCGCGCAGACGAGTTAGCTAAAGCCGCTTCAGGTTGCACGGAGGTCATCAACATCGTCAAGATCGAGGTGCTCGAAGGACCAAGCATTGAAGGTAACAAGCCGCGACGACAGGTCATGGCGGTCGAGTCAATTCCGAACGACTGGAAAGGACAAATTGTCAATTACCTTGAATTTGGCATACAGCCAGACGATCCAATTGAGGCCAGAAAGCTCAGGATGAAGGTTGCACGATACCTAGTTGTCGAAGACGAACTTTTTAGGCGCTCATTTTCCGGACCCCACCTTAGATGCTTGGGACCTTCTCAGGCAAGGCTCGTGCTCGAAGAAATTCACGAAGGGTCGTGCGGGGCGCACCTCGGCGGCAGGACCCTCGCACATAAGGTCCTCTCCCAAGGATACTATTGGCCATATCTCTCGCGGGAAGCCGAACAATATGCCAAGAAATGTAAGCAATGCCAACGGCACGCGCCGGTAAGCCATTCGCCTGCTGAAGAGCTTCATTCATTAGCTGGCCCATGGCCTTTCGCTAGATGGGGAATGGATATAGTTGGTCCCTTACCGCCGGCACCCGGCGGCCTCAAGTATGTGCTGCTTGCTACAGACTATCATACGAAATGGGTCGAGGTAGATTCATATGCCACGATTACGGGAGAGACAGTGGTGACATTCACATGGCGGAACATCATATGTCGATTCGGCATCCCGTGA